In Hymenobacter gelipurpurascens, one DNA window encodes the following:
- a CDS encoding ExeM/NucH family extracellular endonuclease yields MHSRFSTACLLMLASVSLTQSAVGAAPQRQEAGVTKIGAIQGQETAARPGTYTVQAIVTGVYPGLSPAGFYVQETSAASDGNPATSDALFVVQPTLTVTVGDKVEVTGVVQEAAAAPSFGQAVLTEATVKVLSSGNALPAFITLPLPPYSTAALERFEGMRVQFPVPLTVSDVYNLRQRGELTLTTGGPVYQPTQFIDPNDDPATGTNSTGTSNLAAIKAYEAANLDRSILLDDGSSAKDPSPIPFLDPSLHTVRVGSTLAQLRGILGYGFEKWRIQPLSGPDAPTLATVRPPVPAFGPLDLKVASYNVLNYFNGDGAGGGFPTSRGAKTPDDFARQRSKIIQGLVRMNPDIIGLTEIENDGTGPTSAIQDLVNGLNQATRTGTYAFVADGGATQQPNNTDVIRCAIVYKPVRVAPVGPALVASVAGVFERPPLAQLFVTRQKARPDTVALVVNHFKSKGSGTGLNADQKDGQGGSNDRRRNQAQALVQFINSTVIPVGTKRVVCIGDYNANYEEDPIDILRAAGLVVVTPPTSASYVFKGLTGSLDHCIVTSNMVGFIDVHKWNINSGEPLFLEFDVAGAATDVSNPFRSSDHDPVLIGLNFSGITAANEATPRLFVYPKPAAGGQAFTLNSLPKNIGPLTLEVLLPQGPPMLRLQGSVSLLQAELNRYTGHLAPGIYVLHLKGRGLNQTQRVMKE; encoded by the coding sequence ATGCACTCCCGATTTTCTACCGCATGTTTGCTGATGCTGGCCAGCGTTTCCCTGACACAGTCGGCCGTTGGAGCTGCTCCGCAACGCCAGGAGGCTGGAGTCACTAAAATCGGGGCTATCCAGGGGCAGGAAACGGCGGCTAGGCCAGGTACTTATACCGTCCAGGCCATCGTAACGGGAGTTTATCCGGGGCTTAGCCCGGCGGGCTTCTACGTGCAGGAAACCAGCGCTGCTTCCGATGGAAACCCAGCTACTTCCGATGCCCTATTTGTAGTGCAACCGACCCTCACAGTAACGGTCGGCGACAAAGTGGAAGTTACGGGCGTGGTGCAGGAAGCCGCGGCAGCCCCTTCTTTTGGCCAGGCCGTACTCACCGAGGCCACCGTTAAGGTGCTATCTAGTGGCAATGCGCTGCCGGCCTTCATCACGCTGCCGCTGCCACCTTATTCCACCGCAGCACTGGAGCGGTTTGAGGGAATGCGGGTGCAGTTTCCGGTGCCGCTTACCGTATCCGATGTGTACAATCTGCGTCAACGGGGCGAGCTGACGCTTACTACCGGCGGCCCAGTGTACCAGCCCACGCAGTTTATAGACCCCAACGACGACCCCGCTACGGGCACCAACAGTACTGGCACCAGCAATCTGGCGGCCATCAAAGCCTATGAGGCGGCCAACCTGGACCGCTCCATTCTGCTCGACGACGGTAGCTCCGCCAAGGACCCTTCGCCCATTCCGTTCCTCGATCCTTCGCTTCATACGGTGCGCGTGGGTAGCACCCTGGCGCAGCTGCGCGGCATTCTGGGCTACGGGTTTGAGAAGTGGCGTATTCAACCCCTGAGCGGCCCCGATGCGCCCACCCTGGCTACGGTTCGTCCGCCGGTTCCCGCTTTTGGCCCCCTCGATCTGAAGGTGGCCAGCTACAACGTGCTCAACTACTTCAACGGAGACGGAGCCGGCGGCGGCTTTCCAACATCACGGGGAGCCAAAACACCCGACGACTTCGCCCGCCAACGCAGCAAAATTATACAAGGCCTAGTTCGCATGAATCCGGATATCATCGGCCTCACGGAAATCGAGAATGATGGTACTGGCCCTACCTCTGCCATTCAGGACCTGGTGAATGGGCTGAACCAAGCTACCAGGACTGGTACGTATGCGTTTGTGGCCGATGGCGGCGCCACGCAACAGCCCAACAACACCGATGTAATTCGGTGCGCTATTGTGTACAAGCCGGTCAGAGTAGCTCCTGTGGGGCCGGCCCTGGTGGCCTCCGTGGCTGGTGTTTTTGAGCGCCCACCGCTAGCCCAGCTGTTCGTGACACGCCAAAAAGCCCGCCCTGATACTGTGGCGCTGGTAGTCAACCATTTTAAGTCGAAGGGGAGCGGCACTGGCTTAAATGCCGATCAGAAAGATGGCCAGGGCGGCTCCAACGACCGGCGGCGCAACCAGGCGCAGGCGCTGGTGCAATTCATAAACTCCACCGTGATACCGGTGGGCACCAAGCGCGTGGTCTGCATAGGCGACTATAACGCGAATTACGAGGAAGACCCCATTGATATTCTGCGGGCCGCGGGCCTTGTCGTCGTGACGCCGCCAACCAGTGCTTCCTACGTGTTCAAAGGCCTCACGGGCTCCCTCGACCACTGCATTGTCACGTCGAACATGGTGGGTTTTATCGACGTGCATAAGTGGAATATCAACTCCGGCGAGCCGCTGTTTCTGGAGTTTGATGTAGCGGGCGCCGCCACCGATGTCAGCAACCCGTTCCGCTCCTCCGACCACGACCCTGTTCTCATCGGCCTGAACTTTTCGGGAATTACGGCTGCCAATGAGGCCACGCCGCGCCTGTTCGTGTATCCGAAACCGGCTGCAGGAGGCCAGGCCTTCACGCTCAACAGCCTGCCCAAAAACATTGGGCCGCTTACGCTGGAAGTGCTGTTGCCCCAGGGCCCGCCCATGCTCCGCCTG